In Phoenix dactylifera cultivar Barhee BC4 chromosome 11, palm_55x_up_171113_PBpolish2nd_filt_p, whole genome shotgun sequence, the following are encoded in one genomic region:
- the LOC103708981 gene encoding enoyl-CoA delta isomerase 2, peroxisomal-like, whose translation MCSLEKRGRVFVLTLTGDGEHRLGHDLIAAVRSALARVRAESAAGPGGYAFVTAAEGRFFSNGFDLAWANSAGSRSAARERLSSLVAVFRPIVADLMSLPMPTIAAVTGHAAAAGFMLAICHDYVAMRGDRGFLYMSELDIGLPFPPYFMALMRAKIADPRALRDVVLRAAKIPAADAKEKGIIDRVHGGAAETVEVAVRMGEELAARKWNGSIYASIRMAAFPELCRAVGLAEEGDEEKPKTVAAKL comes from the coding sequence ATGTGCTCCCTCGAGAAGCGCGGCCGCGTCTTTGTCCTCACCCTCACCGGCGACGGCGAGCATCGTCTCGGTCACGATCTCATCGCCGCCGTCCGATCGGCCCTCGCCCGGGTCCGCGCCGAGTCGGCCGCCGGCCCCGGCGGCTACGCCTTCGTCACCGCCGCCGAGGGCCGGTTCTTCTCCAACGGCTTCGACCTCGCCTGGGCCAACTCCGCCGGATCCCGCTCCGCCGCCCGCGAGCGGCTCAGCTCCCTTGTCGCCGTCTTCAGACCGATCGTAGCGGACCTGATGTCCCTCCCGATGCCGACGATCGCCGCCGTGACCGGtcacgccgccgccgccgggttTATGCTGGCGATCTGCCACGATTACGTCGCGATGAGGGGCGATCGTGGGTTTTTATATATGAGCGAGCTCGACATCGGCCTGCCGTTCCCCCCTTACTTCATGGCGCTAATGCGGGCTAAGATCGCGGATCCGAGGGCGCTGCGGGACGTGGTGCTGCGGGCGGCGAAGATCCCGGCGGCGGACGCGAAGGAGAAGGGGATCATCGATAGGGTGCACGGCGGCGCTGCCGAGACGGTGGAGGTGGCGGTGAGGATGGGGGAGGAGCTGGCGGCGAGGAAATGGAACGGAAGCATTTACGCATCGATCCGGATGGCGGCGTTCCCGGAGCTCTGTAGGGCGGTGGGGCTGGCAGAAGAGGGCGACGAGGAGAAGCCGAAGACCGTCGCCGCGAAGCTCTGA
- the LOC103708982 gene encoding protein CONTINUOUS VASCULAR RING 1-like → MGDDKSSIPMASRERDRELLIPVGDAGDDSDRNPSSSSASSSHHHQSGREAFYKVFRSWASKKFMTGCVILFPIAITFYITWWFIHFVDGFFSPLYAQLGINIFGLGFITSITFIFLVGVFMSSWLGSSILSLGEWFIKRMPFVRHIYNASKQISAAISPDQNMQAFKEVAIIRHPRLGEYAFAFITSTVVLQSYSGEEELCCVYVPTNHLYIGDVFLVNSRDVIRPNLSVREGIEIVVSVGMSMPQILATLDPHTIHVDRTIASSS, encoded by the exons ATGGGCGACGACAAGTCGTCAATTCCGATGGCGAGCAGGGAGAGAGATCGGGAGCTGCTTATCCCCGTGGGCGACGCCGGCGACGACTCCGACCGCAATCCTTCGTCCtcctcggcctcctcctcccACCACCACCAGTCTGGTAGAGAG GCATTTTATAAAGTTTTCCGTAGTTGGGCTTCGAAAAAGTTCATGACAGGATG TGTTATCCTGTTTCCTATAGCAATAACCTTCTATATCACCTGGTGGTTCATTCATTTTGTTGATGGATTTTTCTCTCCACTCTATGCTCAGCTTGGAATCAACATATTTG GGCTTGGTTTCATAACTTCAATAACATTCATCTTCTTGGTTGGAGTGTTCATGTCATCGTGGCTAGGGTCATCCATCCTTAGCCTTGGTGAATGGTTTATCAAGCGCATGCCGTTTGTTCGCCATATCTACAATGCATCGAAGCAAATCAGTGCTGCTATATCACCCG ATCAGAACATGCAAGCCTTCAAGGAAGTTGCAATTATAAGGCATCCTCGACTGGGTGAATATGCATTTGCATTCATCACCTCGACCGTTGTTCTTCAG AGTTACTCCGGGGAAGAGGAGCTCTGCTGTGTCTATGTTCCAACCAACCATCTCTACATTGGTGATGTATTTCTGGTTAATTCTAGGGACGTTATCAGACCAAATTTATCTGTTCGTGAAGGAATCG AGATTGTTGTCTCTGTGGGCATGTCAATGCCCCAAATTCTCGCAACACTGGATCCACATACAATACATGTGGATAGAACTATAGCTAGCAGCAGCTGA